Proteins from one Homalodisca vitripennis isolate AUS2020 chromosome 3, UT_GWSS_2.1, whole genome shotgun sequence genomic window:
- the LOC124357814 gene encoding 52 kDa repressor of the inhibitor of the protein kinase-like gives MPLTSTTGRELAKTVIKGLEDSNIDVNNLRGQGYDGAAAMSGKFNGTQACIQEAHPTAIFVHCASHSLNLALSNASEVAPIRNCFGIVERVYNFFNTPKRQAVLQQCIASEINVETNRKKLLQLCPTRWVQRHDAVFVMKELLQPVEVALEEIKNWSDRDSSSGTLILLSSLRQGEFIISLLASDKLLGYTVNLSKKLQGSDLELSSAITHAETVLESLKSIRTNADEEFHSLFEEATHMANNFGCKISMPRTVGRQQNRNNTPADTPEVYYRRSIFIPWIESLISSLESRFMKHKDILKGFECLMPTADGSRGKEETSKLNYLQLCCFYKNDIIESGGNNESLLKAEFELWHNSFKTHTNTPRNVIDLLNLCDKDMFPNIHMLLKILCTIPVTTSTAERSFSTLRRLKTYLRNTMGANRLSGLAALNIHREIEVTNTEVVSVLKKSTRRLDFVL, from the coding sequence ATGCCACTAACCTCCACAACCGGTAGGGAGTtggcaaaaactgtaataaaaggacTTGAAGATAGTAACATTGACGTCAATAACCTACGTGGCCAGGGGTACGATGGAGCGGCTGCCATGAGTGGGAAGTTTAATGGGACCCAAGCCTGTATCCAAGAAGCTCACCCCACAGCAATATTTGTGCATTGCGCTTCTCATAGCCTTAATCTGGCATTATCAAACGCTTCTGAAGTTGCACCTATCAGAAACTGTTTCGGAATAGTAGAGAgggtgtataattttttcaacactcCTAAAAGACAAGCCGTTTTACAACAGTGTATTGCATCGGAGATAAATGttgaaaccaacaggaaaaaactGCTACAACTTTGTCCAACAAGATGGGTGCAAAGGCATGATGCCGTCTTTGTCATGAAGGAGCTTCTTCAACCAGTTGAAGTAGCgttggaggaaataaaaaactgGAGTGATAGAGACTCTTCTTCTGGAACTCTTATTTTACTCAGCTCTTTACGTCAAGGCGAATTCATCATTTCTCTCTTGGCATCAGACAAGCTCCTTGGTTACACTGTAAACCTAAGCAAAAAGCTGCAAGGAAGTGATTTGGAACTATCTTCTGCAATCACACATGCTGAAACTGTACTTGAAAGCCTAAAATCCATAAGAACAAATGCGGATGAAGAGTTTCACTCCTTGTTTGAAGAGGCTACCCATATGGCCAACAACTTTGGATGTAAAATCTCCATGCCCCGAACAGTTGGCAGACAACAAAATAGAAACAACACACCAGCAGATACGCCTGAAGTGTACTACCGGCGATCTATTTTCATCCCTTGGATTGAATCTTTGATAAGTTCTTTGGAATCCCGATTCATGAAACATAAAGACATATTGAAGGGGTTTGAGTGTCTGATGCCTACAGCCGATGGATCACGTGGAAAGGAAGAAACCTCAAAACTTAATTATCTGCagctgtgttgtttttataaaaatgacataattgaAAGTGGTGGGAACAACGAAAGCCTGCTCAAAGCCGAGTTTGAGTTGTGGCACAACAGCTTTAAGACCCACACCAACACACcaagaaatgtaattgatttgttGAACTTGTGTGATAAGGACATGTTTCCTAACATCCACatgttgttgaaaatattgtgcaCTATCCCTGTAACTACGAGTACAGCAGAAAGGTCGTTCTCAACATTACGTAGACTCAAGACCTATCTAAGGAATACCATGGGTGCTAACAGACTGAGTGGACTGGCGGCTTTGAATATTCACCGTGAAATAGAAGTGACCAATACAGAGGTAGTTTCTGTTCTCAAAAAATCGACCAGACGTCTAGATtttgtcttgtaa